The following proteins are co-located in the Clostridiales bacterium genome:
- a CDS encoding TnpV protein, whose protein sequence is MRTEPLMNLTYQQGEDGMLYPDLQISENVETDRTPVGGFGSLWKNYMLENHPHRMSELVAQGKINEVILKVDEEAENRKERLIQELLTAQPMPDTEDTLERAGHMSMITSTAEEIVISELVLRPR, encoded by the coding sequence ATGAGAACCGAACCGTTAATGAACCTCACCTATCAGCAGGGCGAGGACGGGATGCTGTACCCCGACCTGCAAATCTCGGAGAACGTGGAAACCGACCGGACGCCGGTGGGCGGATTCGGGAGCCTGTGGAAGAACTACATGCTGGAAAATCACCCGCACCGCATGTCGGAGCTGGTGGCACAGGGCAAAATCAACGAAGTGATATTGAAGGTGGACGAGGAAGCGGAGAACCGCAAGGAACGGCTGATACAGGAACTTCTAACGGCCCAGCCGATGCCGGACACCGAGGACACGCTGGAGAGAGCCGGACACATGAGCATGATAACCTCCACAGCGGAGGAAATCGTGATCAGCGAACTGGTACTGCGCCCCCGATAA
- a CDS encoding chromosome partitioning protein ParB yields the protein MATPKPKARFMDFQEMLSIDTPQDTAPAPVQGGILEMDFSQMESFPNHRFKLYEGQQLDDMVESVCQFGILLPIILWHTEDGRYIILSGHNRKNAAQLAGLTQGPVIIRENLTHEDAVLIVTETNLRQRSFSDMSHSERAYCLAQHYEAMKCQGKRNDLLAEIEMLLNPHDTSENETLAEPQHKLKSREKLGQDYGLSRDKVAKYIRISNLIDPLISRVDTEEIAFLAAYDLSFVEDTAKQQQIADLMESDSYKVDMKKAELFHSYYETGKLTDTAVVQILSGEKTRKPKSSKPQSVKIKPAVISKYFTPQQTPKEIEETIDKALALYFEQQNQEVVMT from the coding sequence ATGGCTACACCCAAACCGAAAGCCCGTTTTATGGATTTTCAAGAAATGCTAAGTATAGACACTCCGCAAGATACCGCCCCTGCTCCTGTGCAGGGCGGTATCTTGGAAATGGATTTCAGCCAGATGGAGTCTTTTCCAAATCACAGGTTTAAGCTCTATGAGGGACAGCAGCTTGATGACATGGTGGAGAGCGTTTGCCAATTCGGTATCCTGCTCCCCATTATCCTTTGGCACACCGAAGATGGGCGGTATATCATTCTCAGCGGACACAACCGTAAAAATGCCGCCCAGCTTGCGGGACTGACCCAAGGCCCTGTTATCATCCGTGAAAACCTGACCCATGAGGACGCCGTTTTAATCGTTACGGAAACCAATCTGCGCCAGCGCTCCTTCTCCGATATGAGCCATTCGGAGCGTGCCTACTGTCTTGCCCAGCACTATGAAGCTATGAAGTGTCAGGGCAAACGAAATGACCTTTTAGCGGAGATTGAAATGCTCTTAAACCCGCATGATACCAGCGAAAATGAAACTTTGGCTGAACCTCAGCACAAGTTGAAAAGCAGAGAAAAACTTGGTCAGGATTACGGCCTTTCACGGGACAAGGTAGCGAAATACATTCGTATTTCCAATTTAATTGACCCTCTCATTTCACGGGTTGATACCGAGGAAATTGCTTTTCTTGCCGCCTATGACCTTTCCTTTGTAGAGGACACCGCAAAGCAACAGCAGATTGCCGATCTCATGGAATCCGACAGCTATAAGGTGGACATGAAAAAGGCGGAGCTGTTCCATAGCTACTACGAAACCGGCAAACTGACCGATACCGCCGTTGTGCAAATCCTCTCCGGCGAGAAAACCCGCAAACCCAAAAGCAGTAAGCCGCAGTCCGTCAAAATCAAGCCTGCTGTGATTTCCAAGTATTTTACGCCACAGCAGACCCCAAAGGAAATTGAGGAAACCATTGATAAGGCGCTGGCCCTGTACTTTGAACAACAAAATCAGGAGGTGGTGATGACTTGA
- a CDS encoding ParA family protein codes for MAKIIAIINEKGGVGKTATATTLAYLLSKKGHRTALIDFDGQGHSSIISGVKNTNKLEVTINTLVRRLVEDEPLPPPESYIFKTKCEVDLIPSNTQLFTLERNLCNVDFREHILTRYVDTIKDSYEYIIIDCMPQMGTPMINVMMCADSLIIPTQAELLSAQGLAELLKHYQLIQKNSNHRLRIEGILITMDSANTILSAQVNDMIQQGFADKVPIFNTRIPRSIKVAEAVLYHQTICEFMPENPAAIAYEKFVDELLAGEKNKTAGRSA; via the coding sequence ATGGCAAAAATCATTGCGATTATCAATGAAAAAGGAGGCGTGGGTAAAACAGCCACGGCCACCACGCTTGCCTACCTCTTATCCAAGAAAGGACACCGTACCGCCCTGATTGATTTTGACGGTCAGGGACACTCAAGTATCATTTCCGGTGTGAAGAACACCAACAAGCTGGAGGTTACAATTAACACTCTGGTACGCAGACTGGTTGAGGATGAGCCATTGCCCCCGCCTGAAAGCTACATATTCAAAACCAAGTGCGAGGTTGACCTGATCCCCTCCAACACCCAGCTTTTTACCCTTGAACGCAATCTCTGCAATGTGGATTTCCGTGAACATATCCTGACACGATACGTTGATACCATCAAGGACAGCTATGAGTATATCATCATTGACTGTATGCCCCAAATGGGTACGCCCATGATTAACGTGATGATGTGTGCCGACAGCCTTATCATCCCGACACAGGCGGAGCTTCTGTCTGCCCAAGGGCTTGCGGAACTACTCAAACATTATCAGCTTATCCAGAAAAACAGCAATCACCGCCTGCGCATTGAAGGCATCCTGATTACCATGGATTCCGCTAATACCATTCTTTCCGCACAGGTAAACGATATGATACAGCAGGGCTTCGCTGATAAGGTTCCCATTTTCAATACCCGCATTCCCCGTTCCATCAAGGTTGCGGAAGCCGTATTGTATCATCAGACCATCTGCGAATTTATGCCGGAAAATCCTGCGGCAATCGCCTATGAGAAATTCGTGGACGAGTTGCTTGCAGGGGAGAAAAACAAAACTGCGGGAAGGAGCGCATAA